The window CGGTACGCCGCTGGGTCCGCCCAAGCCGCCGACGCTCCCGGGGCGTTGGGCCGTCGCCATGATCGTGGTCTGCGCGTGCGGCAGGTCCTGGGCGAAGACGTCGTGGAACTTGGCGGGGTCGATGTAGCCGTCCAAACCGGGCTGCTCCGCGCCGGGGATCGGGTAGGGCCGGCCGACGAGGGCGCCCTCCAACTGGCTGCCGGGGAACTTCCCGGCAAGGTCGAGCGCGCTCTCGCCCTCGTCGGGCGCGAAGGCGGCGACGTAGACCAGCGCCTTGACGTTCGCGTGGTCGCGTCCGGCGTTGGTGATGACCTCGCCGCCGTAGGAGTGGCCGACGAGGATGACCGGGCCGGGGATGGTGTCGACGACACTGCGGACGTAGGCCGCGTCACCGGCCAGGTCCCTGAGGGGGTTGGCCGGGGCGATGACCGGGAAGCCGGCCTTGAGCAGCCGGGCGGTGACGGCGCTCCAGCCGGAAGCGTCGGCGAACACTCCGTGGACGAGGACGACGGTCGGTCTGGTGCCCGTGCGGGTGTCCGCCGAGGCCGGTGCGGCGGTGCCGAGGGTGAGGGCGCCACCCGCCGCGAGCAGCCCGCCGAGGACGCGACGGCGGGGATGACGTTCGGAAACCATGCGGGGTTCCTTCCGGGGTCAGGAGTTCAGGAAGTCGAGCAGGTCGGCGCTCAGCTGCTCCTTGTGCGTGTCCGTGATGCCGTGCGGGGCGCCCGCGTAGACCTTCAGCGTCGCGTTCTTGATCCGGGCCGCCGACGCCTTGCCGCCCACCTCGAACGGCACGACCTGGTCGTCGTCGCCGTGGATGACGAGCGTGGGCACATCGACGGCGTCCAGGTCCGGGCGGAAATCGGTGGCGGAGAAGGCCGCGACGCACTGGTAGGCGTTGCGGTGCCCCGCTTGCAGGCCCTGGCGCCAGAACGCGTCCCGGATGCCCTGGGAGACCTCCGCGCCGGGCCTGTTGTTGCCGAAGAACGGCCCATCGGCCAGGTCGCGGTAGAGCTGCGACCGGTCGGCCAGGGAACCGGCGCGGATGGTGTCGAACACCTCGACCGGCACCCCGTCCGGATTGTCGTCGGTCCTGAGCATGAACGGCGGTACGGCGGAGACCAGGACGAGCTGGGCGACGCGGGCGGTGCCGTGCCGGCCGAGGTAGCGGGCAACCTCGCCGCCGCCGGTGGAGAAGCCGACGAGGGTGACGTCCCGCAGGTCGAGGGTGTCGATAAGGGTGGCGAGGTCGTCGGCGTAGGTGTTCATCTCGTTGCCGGTCCACGTCTGGTCGGAACGGCCGTGGCCGCGCCGGTCATGGGCGATGGCACG of the Streptomyces sp. NBC_00287 genome contains:
- a CDS encoding alpha/beta fold hydrolase, which produces MVSERHPRRRVLGGLLAAGGALTLGTAAPASADTRTGTRPTVVLVHGVFADASGWSAVTARLLKAGFPVIAPANPLRDLAGDAAYVRSVVDTIPGPVILVGHSYGGEVITNAGRDHANVKALVYVAAFAPDEGESALDLAGKFPGSQLEGALVGRPYPIPGAEQPGLDGYIDPAKFHDVFAQDLPHAQTTIMATAQRPGSVGGLGGPSGVPAWRTVPSWYVVATADRVIPAAVQRFMAERAGSKVVEAKGASHVVMMSRPDTVVRHIEAAYRATR
- a CDS encoding alpha/beta fold hydrolase encodes the protein MPFVNAADETRIHYKDWGTGRPVVLSHGWPLNADSWEAQQLFLATHGYRAIAHDRRGHGRSDQTWTGNEMNTYADDLATLIDTLDLRDVTLVGFSTGGGEVARYLGRHGTARVAQLVLVSAVPPFMLRTDDNPDGVPVEVFDTIRAGSLADRSQLYRDLADGPFFGNNRPGAEVSQGIRDAFWRQGLQAGHRNAYQCVAAFSATDFRPDLDAVDVPTLVIHGDDDQVVPFEVGGKASAARIKNATLKVYAGAPHGITDTHKEQLSADLLDFLNS